One part of the Candidatus Aquiluna sp. UB-MaderosW2red genome encodes these proteins:
- a CDS encoding YitT family protein yields MQKKSFPIRLVNLLVGLAFYGLGLAMMVKASVGVPPWDVLSQGLASQLGLSFGQATILVSALVLLFWIPLRVKPGLGSILNALLVGLFADLALPVLPETEIYWQQAIMFIFGMLLISFATGMYISSGMGKGPRDGLMMGLAQKFNTPFWIARTSVEIIVVSVGFALGGQVREGTLLFAISIGYLNQLGLRIFKLVGKDGRS; encoded by the coding sequence ATGCAAAAGAAATCCTTCCCAATAAGGCTAGTGAACCTATTGGTGGGATTAGCCTTTTACGGCCTTGGGCTCGCCATGATGGTAAAGGCTAGCGTCGGGGTTCCGCCATGGGACGTGCTCTCACAGGGCTTAGCATCCCAACTCGGATTATCATTCGGTCAGGCCACTATTTTGGTGAGCGCTCTTGTGCTTTTGTTCTGGATTCCACTTCGAGTTAAGCCAGGTTTGGGCTCAATTCTGAATGCACTTTTGGTCGGTTTATTCGCCGATTTAGCGTTGCCAGTGCTGCCCGAGACCGAGATTTACTGGCAACAGGCAATCATGTTTATTTTTGGAATGTTGCTTATATCATTCGCAACCGGGATGTACATCTCGTCAGGCATGGGAAAAGGCCCGAGGGACGGGCTAATGATGGGCCTGGCGCAGAAATTCAACACACCATTTTGGATCGCTCGAACTTCTGTGGAGATAATTGTTGTTTCGGTTGGTTTTGCCCTAGGCGGTCAAGTTCGAGAAGGAACATTGTTGTTTGCTATTTCGATTGGCTATCTAAATCAACTGGGCCTAAGGATATTCAAGCTGGTGGGCAAGGACGGTCGCAGTTAG